One window from the genome of Amycolatopsis sp. NBC_01480 encodes:
- a CDS encoding MarR family winged helix-turn-helix transcriptional regulator, with protein sequence MTDETALAEVVARLRRAMRRAARGADPDNPLSVAQLELLSCIGENPGARPSRLAQLLKLAPNSVTTMANGLRARELVTRTGGGEDRRTVALSLTPAGEDAVRQWQAHNAEILHAATERLHPAWQHLLTASLPALRELVAAIDELVEE encoded by the coding sequence GTGACCGACGAGACGGCGCTGGCCGAGGTCGTCGCCCGGCTCCGGCGGGCCATGCGGCGCGCGGCGCGCGGTGCGGACCCGGACAACCCGCTTTCGGTCGCGCAGCTGGAACTGTTGTCCTGCATCGGGGAGAACCCGGGCGCGCGGCCGAGCCGGCTCGCGCAGCTGCTGAAGCTGGCGCCCAACTCCGTCACCACCATGGCCAACGGCCTGCGCGCCCGTGAACTGGTCACGCGAACCGGCGGGGGCGAGGACCGGCGGACCGTCGCGCTCTCGCTGACCCCCGCGGGCGAGGACGCCGTGCGGCAGTGGCAGGCCCACAACGCGGAAATCCTCCACGCGGCGACGGAACGGCTGCACCCGGCCTGGCAGCACCTGCTCACCGCATCGTTGCCCGCACTGCGCGAACTGGTCGCGGCGATCGACGAGCTGGTGGAGGAGTAG
- a CDS encoding glycosyltransferase: MRVLLSTYGSRGDVEPLLALTAQLRARGADVRVCAPPDFSALLADAGVILVPVGPSARSLMKQVAAPSSLPERAAQVIAAQFEAITPAAADCDVLVATGMLPAAAGALSVAEKVGIPSVYVSFQKLVLPSPDHPPMAYPGRPFPPGVRDNRELWELDALSVNALFGEALNGCRVRNGLAPVGQVRDYVIGARPWLAADPVLDPWSAGSDVAVVQTGAWFQRDDRRLPADLEAFLADGAPPVYVGFGSMPMQGTENLAKVVVEAVRAQGRRAIASRGWADLALDTDDCFVLGEANHQALFPRVAAVVHHGGAGTTSTATRSGTPQVVVPQLADQPYWARRVADLGIGVAHDGPALTFESLSAALRTALAPEIRVRAAAVAATTGTDGAAVAAELLVAMVNRDGAHVPG; this comes from the coding sequence GTGCGAGTGCTGTTGTCGACGTACGGGTCGCGCGGAGACGTCGAACCGCTGCTGGCGCTGACCGCCCAGCTGCGGGCGCGGGGCGCGGACGTGCGGGTGTGCGCGCCGCCGGACTTCTCTGCGCTCTTGGCTGACGCCGGGGTGATTTTGGTGCCGGTGGGCCCTTCGGCGCGTTCGCTGATGAAGCAGGTGGCGGCGCCGTCGTCCCTGCCCGAGCGCGCGGCCCAGGTGATCGCCGCGCAGTTCGAGGCGATCACCCCCGCGGCCGCGGACTGTGACGTCCTGGTGGCGACGGGCATGCTGCCGGCCGCGGCGGGTGCGCTGTCGGTGGCCGAGAAGGTGGGCATTCCGTCGGTGTACGTGAGTTTCCAGAAGCTGGTGCTGCCCTCCCCGGACCACCCGCCGATGGCGTACCCGGGGCGGCCGTTCCCGCCGGGCGTGCGGGACAACCGGGAGCTGTGGGAGCTGGATGCCTTGAGCGTCAACGCCTTGTTCGGGGAGGCGTTGAACGGATGCCGGGTGAGGAACGGGCTGGCGCCGGTGGGGCAGGTGCGGGATTACGTGATCGGTGCGCGGCCATGGCTGGCGGCGGATCCGGTGCTGGACCCGTGGTCGGCGGGCTCGGACGTGGCTGTCGTGCAGACCGGCGCCTGGTTCCAGCGCGACGACCGCCGGCTCCCGGCCGACCTGGAGGCTTTCCTGGCCGACGGCGCGCCGCCGGTGTACGTGGGCTTCGGCAGTATGCCCATGCAGGGCACGGAAAACCTGGCCAAGGTGGTCGTCGAGGCGGTCCGTGCCCAAGGCCGCCGCGCGATCGCCTCGCGAGGCTGGGCCGACCTGGCCCTGGACACGGACGACTGTTTTGTCCTCGGCGAGGCCAACCACCAGGCCCTGTTCCCGCGCGTGGCCGCCGTCGTCCACCACGGCGGCGCGGGCACCACCTCGACCGCCACCCGGTCCGGCACGCCCCAGGTCGTGGTCCCCCAACTGGCCGACCAGCCGTACTGGGCGCGCCGGGTCGCGGACCTGGGCATCGGCGTAGCCCACGACGGCCCGGCACTGACGTTTGAGTCCCTGTCCGCGGCGCTCCGGACGGCTCTGGCGCCGGAGATCCGGGTCCGGGCTGCTGCCGTGGCGGCTACCACCGGGACCGACGGGGCGGCGGTGGCTGCGGAGCTACTGGTCGCGATGGTCAACCGGGACGGTGCGCACGTGCCTGGGTGA
- the helR gene encoding RNA polymerase recycling motor ATPase HelR produces the protein MSTQGYEEELQSERGYVAGLYARLDAERARVEGEYTTALGGNGGTPMERDVEVRARAREMRRLDVADDGLCFGRLDALSGERAYIGRIGLFDEDEAYEPVLLDWRAPASRAFYVATGASPENVRRRRQFHTRGRRVVDFTDEVLGRPGAGEHGDAALLAAVNAPRGEGMRDIVATIQAEQDRIIRLDHPGVLVIEGGPGTGKTVVALHRVAYLLYTQRERMERHGVLVVGPNPAFLDHIGRVLPSLGESDVVFMTAGDLVPGLRVTAEDGPEAARHKGSLKILDVLKAAVADRQKLPAEPIPIRLKDVTVRIDAETAEWARDEARASGQPHNEARAVFAEIVTYVLTERAIGRIGKGWLTRDDREEWESMRADLIKELADDAEFTAALDQLWPRLTPEALLSQLYASPERLRAAGADPALHRADGAAWTVSDAPLLDELVDLLGHDKSAEQAAERAAARERRAEAEYAAGAMEILKLDREELDEDIGLVATDLLDAGDLAERFVEADTRTLVERASADRDWTYRHVVVDEAQELSEMDWRALMRRCPSRSFTVVGDLAQRRSAAGATSWGAMLERYVPDRWVYRSLSVNYRTPAEIMAVAATLLAEFAPGAEPPESVRACGVQPWSRQVTGDELAEAIDEFVRDEAGREGTSVVIGPPGVPGTIPASETKGLEFDAVLVVDPDRILADGPRGAAELYVALTRATQRLGVLHQGPLPPALSGLTEIGTVQDRVSTQSPQTPPVPEGATR, from the coding sequence GTGTCAACTCAGGGGTACGAAGAGGAATTGCAGTCCGAGCGAGGCTACGTGGCCGGACTCTACGCGAGGCTCGACGCGGAGCGGGCGCGGGTGGAGGGGGAATACACGACGGCGCTGGGGGGTAACGGCGGGACGCCGATGGAGCGGGACGTCGAGGTGCGGGCGCGGGCTCGGGAGATGCGGCGGCTGGACGTGGCCGACGACGGGTTGTGCTTCGGGCGGTTGGACGCGCTTTCCGGGGAACGAGCCTACATCGGCCGGATCGGGTTGTTCGACGAAGACGAGGCGTACGAGCCGGTGCTGCTCGACTGGCGGGCGCCGGCGTCGCGGGCGTTTTACGTGGCCACGGGGGCCAGTCCGGAGAATGTGCGGCGGCGGCGGCAGTTCCACACGCGCGGGCGGCGGGTGGTCGATTTCACCGACGAGGTGCTCGGCCGTCCCGGGGCGGGGGAGCACGGGGACGCGGCGCTGCTCGCGGCGGTCAACGCGCCGCGCGGGGAGGGCATGCGCGACATCGTCGCGACGATCCAGGCGGAGCAGGACCGGATCATCCGGCTCGACCATCCCGGCGTGCTGGTCATCGAGGGCGGGCCGGGCACCGGGAAGACCGTGGTGGCGCTGCACCGCGTCGCGTACCTGCTGTACACGCAGCGGGAGCGGATGGAACGGCACGGCGTGCTCGTGGTCGGGCCGAATCCGGCGTTCCTGGACCACATCGGCCGCGTGCTGCCCTCTCTGGGCGAGTCCGACGTGGTGTTCATGACCGCCGGCGACCTCGTGCCGGGCCTGCGCGTGACCGCCGAGGACGGGCCGGAAGCCGCGCGGCACAAGGGTTCGCTCAAGATCCTGGACGTGCTGAAGGCGGCGGTCGCGGACCGCCAGAAGCTGCCGGCGGAGCCGATCCCGATCCGGCTCAAGGACGTCACGGTGCGGATCGACGCGGAGACCGCCGAGTGGGCCCGCGACGAGGCACGCGCGAGCGGGCAGCCGCACAACGAGGCGCGCGCGGTGTTCGCCGAGATCGTCACGTACGTGCTCACCGAGCGGGCGATCGGGCGGATCGGCAAGGGCTGGCTGACCCGCGACGACCGCGAAGAGTGGGAGAGCATGCGGGCCGACCTGATCAAGGAGCTGGCCGACGACGCCGAGTTCACCGCCGCGCTCGACCAGCTCTGGCCCCGGCTGACCCCGGAAGCCCTGCTGTCCCAGCTGTACGCGTCACCCGAGCGGCTGCGCGCGGCGGGCGCAGACCCAGCCCTGCACCGCGCCGACGGGGCGGCCTGGACGGTGTCGGACGCGCCGCTGCTCGACGAGCTGGTCGACCTGCTGGGCCACGACAAGTCGGCGGAACAGGCCGCCGAACGGGCCGCCGCGCGCGAGCGGAGGGCCGAGGCCGAGTACGCCGCCGGCGCGATGGAGATCCTCAAACTGGACCGCGAGGAGCTGGACGAGGACATCGGGCTGGTCGCCACCGACCTGCTCGACGCCGGGGACTTGGCGGAGCGCTTCGTCGAGGCCGACACCCGCACCCTGGTCGAACGGGCGAGCGCGGACCGGGACTGGACCTACCGGCACGTGGTGGTCGACGAGGCCCAGGAACTGTCCGAAATGGACTGGCGGGCGCTGATGCGGCGCTGCCCCAGCCGATCCTTCACGGTGGTGGGCGACCTGGCCCAGCGCCGGTCGGCGGCCGGGGCCACCTCCTGGGGCGCGATGCTCGAGCGGTACGTGCCGGATCGCTGGGTCTACCGGTCGCTGTCGGTGAACTACCGGACCCCGGCGGAGATCATGGCCGTCGCGGCCACGCTGCTGGCCGAGTTCGCGCCCGGGGCCGAGCCGCCGGAGTCGGTCCGCGCGTGCGGCGTCCAGCCGTGGTCCCGGCAGGTCACCGGGGACGAGCTGGCCGAGGCCATCGACGAGTTCGTCCGGGACGAGGCCGGCCGCGAGGGCACCAGTGTGGTGATCGGGCCGCCGGGGGTGCCGGGCACGATCCCGGCATCGGAGACCAAGGGGCTGGAGTTCGACGCCGTCCTGGTGGTGGACCCGGACCGGATCCTCGCCGACGGTCCGCGCGGCGCGGCCGAGCTGTACGTCGCGCTGACCCGCGCGACCCAGCGCCTCGGCGTCCTGCACCAGGGCCCGTTGCCGCCGGCTCTGAGCGGGCTCACGGAAATCGGCACCGTTCAAGATCGGGTGAGCACACAGTCGCCGCAGACGCCGCCGGTGCCAGAGGGAGCGACGCGGTAG
- a CDS encoding (2Fe-2S)-binding protein, whose protein sequence is MTDDFTGLGPFFAVHTHVTGATATPPWRPLDELLTDESMLGARIAGVRTALAGGRPDDAVEWRVAASVTHLGLVARLLSPTLAFAVRDGTVLDLAGTWWEPVPGGAVPLSVRPPSGPPPDGALADALAESVLDGPIRRITGLFPLSGQVLWGNVASAVNGAATMLAADRPEWTDRVQTLATALLDQAPLSGTSTRADGRFRRRSCCLIYRVAPSGTGGVCGDCVLTRS, encoded by the coding sequence GTGACGGACGATTTCACCGGGCTCGGCCCGTTTTTCGCGGTACACACGCACGTCACGGGCGCCACGGCCACACCGCCGTGGCGCCCGCTCGACGAGCTGCTGACCGACGAGAGCATGCTCGGCGCCCGCATCGCCGGCGTCCGGACCGCCCTGGCCGGCGGCCGCCCGGACGACGCCGTCGAGTGGCGGGTCGCGGCGTCCGTGACCCACCTCGGCCTGGTGGCGCGGCTCCTGTCCCCCACGCTCGCGTTCGCCGTGCGCGACGGGACGGTGCTCGACCTCGCCGGGACCTGGTGGGAGCCGGTGCCGGGCGGCGCGGTCCCGCTGTCGGTGCGGCCGCCGTCCGGGCCGCCCCCGGACGGCGCGCTCGCCGACGCGCTGGCCGAGTCGGTCCTCGACGGCCCGATCCGGCGGATCACCGGGCTGTTCCCGTTGTCCGGCCAGGTGTTGTGGGGCAACGTGGCCTCCGCCGTGAACGGCGCCGCCACCATGCTGGCCGCTGACCGTCCTGAGTGGACGGACCGGGTGCAGACCCTGGCCACGGCGTTGCTCGACCAGGCGCCGCTGAGCGGTACCAGCACCCGCGCCGACGGCCGGTTCCGCCGGCGCAGCTGCTGTCTGATCTACCGCGTCGCTCCCTCTGGCACCGGCGGCGTCTGCGGCGACTGTGTGCTCACCCGATCTTGA
- a CDS encoding CbtA family protein, with product MEKKLLLRGALTGAFAGLLAFVFARVFAEPQIQAAIDYESGRDAAQAALDQAAGQPAAEEGPELFSRAVQANVGIGAGMILFGLAMGLLFTVVYTVCLGRVGKVRPRTLALLVAGGGFLGLYLVPFLKYPANPPSIGHPDTIGDRGALYLVMVVGSLVFLAAAVWLGRRLAPRLGNWNASLIAAAAFVVVIGILMAVLPPLGHLAANVAQYGVQPTETPLPLKNPAGAIVYPGFPADTLFDFRFNSVIAQVILWGVLGLSFGPLAERLIGRERRATATQAA from the coding sequence ATGGAGAAGAAACTCCTCCTGCGCGGCGCGCTGACCGGCGCCTTCGCGGGACTGCTGGCGTTCGTCTTCGCCCGCGTTTTCGCCGAACCTCAGATCCAGGCGGCGATCGACTACGAGAGCGGCCGGGACGCGGCGCAGGCCGCGCTGGACCAGGCCGCCGGGCAGCCCGCCGCGGAGGAAGGCCCTGAGCTGTTCAGCCGCGCCGTGCAGGCCAACGTCGGCATCGGCGCCGGGATGATCCTGTTCGGCCTGGCCATGGGCCTGCTGTTCACGGTCGTCTACACCGTCTGCCTCGGCCGCGTCGGCAAGGTGCGGCCGCGCACGCTGGCGCTGCTGGTGGCCGGCGGCGGGTTCCTCGGGCTGTACCTGGTGCCGTTCCTGAAGTACCCGGCCAACCCGCCGTCCATCGGGCACCCGGACACCATCGGCGACCGCGGCGCGCTGTACCTGGTCATGGTCGTCGGCTCGCTGGTGTTCCTCGCCGCCGCGGTCTGGCTCGGCCGGCGGCTGGCCCCACGACTGGGGAATTGGAACGCCTCGCTGATCGCGGCCGCGGCGTTCGTGGTCGTGATCGGGATCCTGATGGCCGTGCTGCCGCCGCTCGGGCACCTCGCGGCGAACGTCGCCCAGTACGGCGTCCAGCCCACGGAAACCCCGCTGCCACTGAAGAATCCGGCCGGCGCGATCGTCTACCCGGGCTTCCCGGCCGACACGCTCTTCGACTTCCGCTTCAACTCGGTCATCGCGCAGGTGATCCTGTGGGGCGTGCTCGGGCTGTCGTTCGGCCCGCTCGCCGAACGGCTGATCGGCCGCGAGCGCCGGGCCACCGCCACGCAGGCCGCGTGA
- a CDS encoding CbtB domain-containing protein, with translation MTAIPAESSTPVVLPVTKAVLWLAGATFLALALYYFIGIDQGATSVFGSDMHIHEFVHDSRHFLGFPCH, from the coding sequence ATGACCGCCATTCCGGCCGAATCCTCGACCCCGGTCGTCCTGCCCGTGACCAAGGCGGTGCTCTGGCTCGCCGGAGCAACTTTCCTGGCCCTCGCCCTGTATTACTTCATCGGCATCGACCAGGGCGCGACCTCGGTGTTCGGCAGCGACATGCACATCCACGAGTTCGTGCACGACTCCCGGCACTTCCTCGGCTTCCCCTGTCACTGA
- a CDS encoding enoyl-CoA hydratase, translated as MSYETITVGRPEPRVALITLDRPKALNALNLRAMGEITAAAAELDRDPDVGAIVLTGSDRAFAAGADIKEMAPLSFAEAYAADWFAGWDALARVRKPLVAAVAGYALGGGCELAMMCDLLIAADTAKFGQPEITLGVIPGMGGSQRLTRAVGKAKAMDLCLTGRMMDAEEAERAGLVSRIVPAADLLTEAVAVAAKIASMSAPATMMAKEVVNRAFETGLAEGLLFERRVFHSTFATHDQKEGMAAFAEKRTPEFRHA; from the coding sequence ATGAGCTACGAGACCATCACCGTCGGGCGGCCGGAGCCGCGGGTCGCGCTGATCACGCTGGACCGGCCGAAGGCGCTGAACGCGCTGAACCTGCGGGCCATGGGGGAGATCACCGCGGCGGCGGCCGAGCTGGACCGGGACCCGGACGTCGGCGCGATCGTGCTCACCGGCTCGGACCGGGCGTTCGCGGCCGGGGCCGACATCAAGGAGATGGCGCCGCTCTCGTTCGCCGAGGCCTACGCGGCCGACTGGTTCGCGGGCTGGGACGCGCTCGCCCGCGTGCGCAAGCCGCTGGTCGCGGCGGTCGCCGGGTACGCGCTCGGCGGCGGCTGCGAGCTGGCGATGATGTGCGACCTGCTGATCGCGGCCGACACCGCGAAGTTCGGGCAGCCCGAGATCACCCTCGGCGTCATCCCGGGCATGGGCGGCTCGCAGCGGCTGACCCGCGCGGTCGGCAAGGCGAAGGCGATGGACCTGTGCCTGACCGGCCGAATGATGGACGCCGAGGAGGCCGAGCGCGCCGGGCTGGTGTCGCGGATCGTGCCGGCCGCGGACCTGCTCACCGAGGCGGTGGCCGTCGCCGCGAAGATCGCGAGCATGTCCGCGCCCGCGACGATGATGGCCAAGGAAGTCGTCAACCGCGCCTTCGAAACCGGGCTGGCCGAGGGGCTGCTGTTCGAACGCCGGGTCTTCCACTCGACGTTCGCCACCCACGACCAGAAAGAGGGCATGGCCGCGTTCGCGGAGAAGCGGACGCCGGAGTTCCGGCACGCCTGA
- a CDS encoding SIP domain-containing protein has protein sequence MPDTVAVRVYLEDGHKDHPALPLDSRAWAAGERTLVKALRPVFREHLGLDRSCSFTQSYWIAGRSAG, from the coding sequence GTGCCGGACACCGTCGCCGTCCGCGTCTACCTCGAAGACGGCCACAAGGACCATCCGGCCCTGCCACTGGACTCGCGCGCCTGGGCGGCCGGCGAGCGCACGCTGGTCAAGGCGCTGCGCCCGGTGTTCCGCGAGCACCTCGGCCTCGACCGGTCCTGCAGCTTCACCCAGTCGTACTGGATCGCGGGCCGGTCGGCGGGCTGA
- a CDS encoding MFS transporter, which yields MFDDVPLNRFHVRITALTFCANYSDGYELGIISIALPVIAAQLGFGTVWEGLLGASALIGIFLGSIVVGWAADKVGRQRLYTVDFLLIAVASAAEFFVHDPVQLFVLRLLIGIGIGADYALGPTLVAEFVPRKYRGGLLASLTVLWTVGYVAAFFLGNYVVSLGGDSWRWLLASSSLPAIAVVLLRIGVPESPRWLLTQGRVEQARAVVRRLGGDDGAFESLVRTYRAARRVSYRELFGPKYRRNTAFGAIFYNAQVVPYFAIYTFLPLVLLKMGVGEEDTTSDGLLNLFLLAGSLGGLWLVAKSSRRGLTIWSFVVLIVSMAPMAIWPDAPTALLFPLFLVFTFTMSAAVNLDQVYPPELFPTDLRSSGVGLLNGLSRIGSAIGTFLLPLSLDGIGFSPTMLILTVVLVIGLVVSVLWAPETKNSALD from the coding sequence GTGTTCGACGACGTCCCGCTCAATCGCTTCCACGTCCGCATCACCGCGCTGACCTTCTGCGCCAACTACTCCGACGGCTACGAGCTGGGCATCATCAGCATCGCCCTGCCGGTGATCGCCGCCCAGCTCGGCTTCGGCACGGTGTGGGAGGGGCTGCTCGGCGCGTCCGCGCTGATCGGGATCTTCCTGGGCAGCATCGTGGTGGGCTGGGCGGCCGACAAGGTCGGACGGCAGCGGCTGTACACAGTGGACTTCCTGCTGATCGCCGTCGCGTCCGCCGCCGAGTTCTTCGTGCACGACCCGGTGCAGCTGTTCGTGCTGAGACTGCTCATCGGTATCGGCATCGGCGCGGATTACGCGCTGGGGCCGACGCTGGTGGCGGAGTTCGTGCCGCGCAAGTACCGCGGCGGGCTGCTGGCCTCGTTGACCGTGCTGTGGACCGTGGGTTACGTGGCGGCGTTTTTCCTCGGCAACTACGTGGTCTCCCTCGGCGGCGACTCGTGGCGCTGGCTGCTGGCGTCGAGCAGCCTGCCCGCGATCGCGGTGGTGCTGCTGCGGATCGGTGTGCCGGAATCGCCCCGGTGGCTGCTCACGCAGGGACGGGTCGAGCAGGCGCGAGCCGTGGTGCGCCGGCTGGGCGGCGACGACGGCGCGTTCGAGTCGCTGGTCCGCACGTACCGCGCGGCGCGGCGAGTGTCCTATCGGGAGCTGTTCGGCCCGAAGTACCGGCGCAACACGGCTTTCGGCGCGATCTTCTACAACGCCCAGGTGGTGCCGTATTTCGCCATCTACACCTTCCTGCCGCTGGTGCTGCTCAAGATGGGCGTCGGCGAGGAGGACACGACCAGCGACGGCCTGCTGAACCTGTTCCTGCTCGCGGGCAGCCTCGGCGGCCTGTGGCTGGTCGCCAAGTCGAGCCGGCGCGGGCTGACCATCTGGTCGTTCGTGGTGCTGATCGTGTCCATGGCGCCGATGGCGATCTGGCCGGACGCGCCGACCGCGCTGCTGTTCCCGCTGTTCCTGGTCTTCACCTTCACCATGTCGGCGGCGGTGAACCTGGACCAGGTCTACCCGCCGGAGCTGTTCCCGACCGACCTGCGCAGCTCGGGCGTCGGCCTGCTCAACGGCCTCAGCCGGATCGGCTCGGCGATCGGCACCTTCCTGCTGCCGCTGAGCCTGGACGGGATCGGCTTCTCGCCCACCATGCTGATCCTGACCGTGGTGCTGGTGATCGGGCTGGTCGTTTCGGTGCTGTGGGCGCCCGAGACGAAGAACTCGGCGCTCGACTGA
- a CDS encoding MurR/RpiR family transcriptional regulator, with the protein MARTEARVSRSLHELLTAHRLTPAQRRIASYLADHAADAAALTSAELAEYAQVSQPSVTRFVALLGFDGYAGFRRYLRDAAALPQPEAGGTKFQDAIDADLRNLTALRAQLADDTRLRTIAAGLMESRPLVVAGYRVSAAQAASFAYLATKIHPDVRLLTDSGSVFGDSLRHADRCGARTLVVVALPRYPRESAAALEQARSLGLRTLLITDRPVSALTPYADDVLSAAVASEFVFDSHAAVVSLTVALVEAMADAAGALARQRLEGFEDYAAEQDLFLPE; encoded by the coding sequence ATGGCAAGGACGGAGGCCCGGGTGTCCCGGTCGCTGCACGAACTGCTCACCGCTCACCGGCTGACCCCGGCGCAGCGGCGCATCGCCAGCTACCTGGCCGACCACGCGGCCGACGCCGCGGCGCTCACCAGCGCCGAGCTCGCCGAGTACGCGCAGGTCAGCCAGCCGTCGGTGACCCGGTTCGTCGCGCTGCTCGGGTTCGACGGGTATGCCGGCTTCCGCCGCTACCTGCGCGACGCCGCGGCCCTGCCCCAGCCCGAGGCCGGCGGCACCAAGTTCCAGGACGCCATCGACGCCGACCTGCGCAACCTCACCGCGCTGCGGGCGCAGCTGGCCGACGACACGCGGCTGCGCACCATCGCCGCGGGGCTGATGGAATCCCGTCCGCTGGTCGTGGCCGGCTACCGGGTCTCGGCCGCGCAGGCCGCGTCTTTCGCTTACCTGGCCACCAAAATCCACCCGGACGTGCGGTTGCTCACCGACTCCGGCAGCGTCTTCGGCGACTCCCTGCGCCACGCCGACCGGTGTGGCGCGCGGACCCTGGTCGTGGTCGCGCTCCCCCGCTACCCGCGGGAGAGCGCCGCCGCCCTCGAGCAGGCCCGTTCCCTGGGCCTGCGCACCCTCTTGATCACGGACCGGCCCGTCTCGGCGCTCACCCCGTACGCCGACGACGTGCTCAGCGCGGCCGTCGCGTCCGAGTTCGTGTTCGACTCCCACGCCGCGGTCGTCTCGCTGACCGTGGCGCTGGTCGAGGCGATGGCCGACGCGGCCGGCGCCCTGGCCCGGCAACGACTGGAAGGCTTCGAAGACTATGCCGCAGAGCAAGACCTCTTCCTCCCCGAATAA